The following are encoded together in the Chlorocebus sabaeus isolate Y175 chromosome 20, mChlSab1.0.hap1, whole genome shotgun sequence genome:
- the LOC140709408 gene encoding double homeobox protein 4C-like, with product MALPTPGDGALPAEARGRGRRRRLVWTPSQREALRACFERNPYPGIATREELARAIGIPEPRVQIWFQNERSRQLRQHRRESRPWPGKRGPQEGRRKRTAVTRSQTALLLRAFQQDRFPGIATREELARETGLPESRIQIWFQNRRARHPGQGGGAPAHAGGLCDAAPGGCLPAPSPLAFAHTGAWGTGLPAPHVPCAPWTLPPGAFASQGAGAVAPLQPGQAAQAAGIPHPAPAGGDWELSYAALATPEGALSHPQTPRGWPPRPSQWRGDQDPQHHSLPGPCSVGQPGPAGAEPQGQGVLAPPTSQGSPWWGWGQGPQVAGAAWEPQIGAAPPPGPAPREASAGQEQMQAVRAPSPPLQEPGRSSALPSSLLDELLETPEFLQQAQPLLETEAPTELQDVGEPAWLEPLLLSEEEYRALLEEL from the coding sequence ATGGCTCTCCCGACACCTGGAGACGGCGCCCTCCCGGCGGAGGCCCGAGGACGAGGACGGCGAAGGAGACTCGTTTGGACCCCgagccagagggaggccctgcgAGCCTGCTTTGAGCGGAACCCGTACCCGGGCATCGCCACCAGGGAAGAGCTGGCCCGGGCCATCGGCATTCCGGAGCCCAGGgtccagatttggtttcagaacgagAGATCACGCCAGCTGAGGCAGCACCGGCGGGAATCTCGGCCCTGGCCCGGGAAACGCGGCCCGCAAGAAGGCAGGCGAAAGCGGACCGCCGTCACCCGGTCCCAGACCGCCCTGCTCCTGCGAGCCTTCCAGCAGGATCGCTTTCCGGGCATCGCCACCCGGGAAGAACTGGCCAGAGAGACGGGCCTCCCGGAGTCCCGgattcagatttggtttcagaaccggagggccaggcacccaggccagggtggCGGGGCACCGGCGCACGCAGGCGGCCTGTGCGACGCGGCCCCCGGCGGGTGTCTCCCCGCCCCCTCGCCGTTGGCCTTCGCCCACACCGGGGCGTGGGGAACGGGGCTTCCCGCGCCCCACGTGCCCTGCGCGCCCTGGACTCTCCCACCGGGGGCTTTCGCgagccagggagcaggggccGTCGCCCCGCTGCAGCCCGGCCAGGCCGCGCAGGCAGCGGGGATCCCCCATCCAGCCCCGGCAGGCGGGGATTGGGAACTTTCCTACGCTGCCCTGGCGACTCCGGAAGGGGCGCTCTCCCACCCTCAGACCCCCCGGGGGTGGCCTCCGCGCCCGAGCCAATGGCGGGGGGACCAGGACCCGCAGCACCACAGCCTGCCGGGCCCTTGCTCGGTGGGACAGCCCGGGCCCGCCGGAGCTGAGCCGCAGGGCCAGGGTGTGCTCGCGCCGCCCACGTCCCAGGGGAGTccgtggtggggctggggccaggggccCCAGGTCGCCGGGGCGGCGTGGGAGCCCCAAATCGGGgcagctccacctccggggcccGCGCCCCGGGAGGCCTCCGCGGGGCAGGAGCAGATGCAAGCCGTCCGGGCGCCCTCCCCGCCGCTCCAGGAGCCTGGGCGCTCGTCtgcactcccctccagcctgctggATGAGCTCCTGGAGACCCCCGAGTTTCTGCAGCAGGCGCAACCTCTGCTAGAAACGGAGGCCCCGACGGAGCTGCAGGACGTGGGAGAGCCCGCTTGGCTGGAACCGCTACTCCTCAGCGAGGAGGAATACCGGGCTCTGCTGGAGGAGCTTTAG